In one Bradyrhizobium cosmicum genomic region, the following are encoded:
- a CDS encoding Fe2+-dependent dioxygenase produces the protein MLTCLPGVLSKDDVADFRRIMDASDWEDGRSTAGAQSAMVKRNEQLPPDGEVARKLGNRIISALTSNPRFIAAAIPLQIFPPLFNRYAASGGHHFGLHVDNAIRGDRLTGLRIRTDLSVTLFLAEPEEYDGGELVIEDTYGSHEVKLPAGDCVLYPSTSLHLVTPVTRGARVASFFWLQSMIRDDQARSMIFDLDTAIQALVERLGRDDPETVKLTGIYHNLIRHWAEV, from the coding sequence ATGCTGACGTGCCTGCCTGGCGTCCTGAGCAAAGATGATGTGGCGGATTTCCGCCGCATCATGGACGCCAGCGATTGGGAAGACGGCCGCTCGACTGCGGGGGCGCAGTCGGCCATGGTCAAACGCAACGAGCAGTTGCCGCCGGACGGCGAGGTCGCGCGCAAGCTCGGCAACCGCATCATCTCGGCGCTGACGTCCAATCCGCGCTTCATCGCGGCGGCGATACCGCTCCAGATCTTCCCGCCGTTGTTCAACCGCTACGCCGCGAGCGGCGGCCACCATTTCGGCCTGCATGTCGACAATGCGATCCGTGGCGACCGCCTGACCGGTCTTCGCATCCGCACGGACCTTTCTGTCACGCTGTTCCTCGCCGAGCCGGAGGAATACGACGGTGGCGAACTTGTGATCGAGGACACCTACGGTTCGCACGAAGTCAAGTTGCCAGCGGGCGACTGCGTGCTCTATCCCTCGACCAGCCTGCATCTCGTGACGCCGGTGACGAGGGGAGCGCGGGTTGCGTCTTTCTTCTGGCTCCAGAGCATGATACGGGACGATCAAGCCCGGAGCATGATCTTCGACCTCGACACCGCGATTCAGGCGCTGGTGGAACGGCTCGGGCGCGACGATCCCGAAACGGTCAAATTGACGGGTATCTATCACAACCTCATTCGCCACTGGGCCGAAGTATGA
- a CDS encoding TonB-dependent receptor, whose amino-acid sequence MGQVVAPKSLRSFAAFELMDEKSSAGSGKTVSAVASLIAVASVSSGAQAQQSNLPPVTVDAPVERPRPTASKPTADQVRARNALRRAAQRQQAQQQAAAVTPGAAGAVDRNPYADPAAPYKVDHVQASGKFPEPMLNTPKTITVLSKEVLQDKNATTLKEIGRSTAGVTLGSGEGGNAFGDRFFIRGFDARNDVFIDGIRDPAVSIRENFFTEQIEILRGPASSYAGRGTAGGAINIVTKQAGDTNFKRMDTEFGTDRTKRVTLDVNQVIDPTFSVRAGGLFQDANVAGRDYVTDNRWGSFISTKYTPTTDLKITTNYVHTDLSGLPDFGVPYYKQGNVPVTSAGIPRGNWYGFLNRDFQTARQDFGTGTIEYKVNEAITLSSKVRGEHSLLNYIGTLPQNPNTTSPNPLLWTTTASAQSRYQNVDVWANQNEATFKLDTGGVKHTAVFGVEYSNENISIDRYTGLSSELFGGGSTSNGAVTGVNLYSPQYTNIPFSNTPSLVGNPTRYGVNTSSVYVMDTANWQDTIIVNGGIRYDGYSQSASTNSAYLKQNADLVNYNVGLVYKPMSIGSIYAAYATSANPFGSELDATGTDYGGVPANSTILLGPERNKAAELGTKWELADRHLLVSAALFQTTKDNARETVSGLLTSGAAYRIQGIDIEAEGKITDRWSIFGGLVLMQSKVTQSGVASNLGLQLANIAHQSFSMLTKYKFDGGWELGGQAVYRSKVYGGTFAANTGNELPSYWRFDAFVEKKIDANWTMKFYAQNLTNKLYYDTLYRSAVPFVAVAPGRAFYLVTTAKF is encoded by the coding sequence ATGGGGCAGGTGGTCGCACCGAAGTCGCTGCGTTCGTTCGCAGCGTTCGAGTTGATGGATGAAAAGTCGTCGGCAGGTTCCGGCAAGACGGTATCGGCAGTCGCGAGCTTGATCGCGGTGGCGTCGGTGTCGAGTGGCGCGCAGGCGCAGCAATCGAACCTGCCGCCGGTGACGGTCGATGCTCCCGTCGAACGTCCGCGCCCGACAGCCTCGAAGCCGACCGCAGATCAGGTCCGTGCGCGCAATGCTCTGCGCCGAGCCGCACAGCGCCAGCAGGCCCAGCAGCAGGCCGCCGCCGTGACACCGGGCGCTGCCGGCGCCGTGGATCGCAATCCCTATGCCGATCCGGCAGCGCCCTACAAGGTCGACCACGTCCAGGCCTCCGGCAAGTTTCCGGAGCCGATGCTGAACACGCCGAAGACCATCACCGTGCTCAGCAAGGAGGTGCTCCAGGACAAGAACGCCACCACGCTCAAGGAGATCGGACGCTCGACCGCCGGCGTGACGCTGGGATCGGGCGAGGGCGGCAACGCGTTCGGCGACCGCTTCTTCATCCGCGGCTTCGACGCGCGCAACGACGTGTTCATCGACGGCATCCGCGATCCCGCCGTTTCCATCCGCGAGAACTTCTTCACCGAGCAGATCGAGATTCTGCGCGGGCCGGCATCGTCCTATGCCGGCCGCGGCACCGCCGGCGGCGCCATCAACATCGTCACCAAACAGGCGGGCGACACCAACTTCAAGCGGATGGATACCGAGTTCGGCACCGACAGGACCAAGCGCGTCACGCTCGACGTCAATCAGGTCATCGATCCGACCTTCTCGGTGCGCGCCGGCGGCCTGTTCCAGGATGCCAACGTCGCCGGGCGCGACTACGTGACCGACAATCGCTGGGGCTCGTTCATCTCGACCAAGTACACCCCGACCACCGATCTGAAGATCACGACGAACTACGTCCATACCGACCTCAGCGGCCTGCCGGATTTCGGCGTGCCCTACTACAAGCAGGGCAACGTGCCGGTGACCTCGGCCGGCATTCCGCGTGGCAACTGGTACGGTTTCCTCAATCGCGACTTCCAGACCGCGCGGCAGGATTTCGGTACCGGCACGATCGAGTACAAGGTCAACGAGGCCATCACGCTGAGCAGCAAGGTGCGCGGCGAGCACTCGCTGCTCAACTATATCGGCACGCTGCCGCAGAACCCGAATACGACCAGCCCCAATCCGCTGCTCTGGACCACGACGGCGAGCGCACAGAGCCGCTACCAGAACGTGGACGTGTGGGCCAACCAGAACGAGGCCACGTTCAAGCTCGACACGGGCGGCGTGAAGCACACGGCGGTGTTCGGCGTCGAATATTCGAACGAGAACATCTCAATCGACCGTTACACCGGCCTGTCGTCGGAACTGTTCGGCGGCGGCTCGACCAGCAACGGCGCCGTCACGGGAGTCAATCTCTATTCGCCGCAGTACACCAACATTCCCTTCAGCAACACGCCGTCGCTGGTTGGAAACCCGACGCGTTATGGCGTCAACACCAGCAGCGTCTATGTCATGGACACCGCGAACTGGCAGGACACCATCATCGTCAACGGCGGCATTCGCTATGACGGCTACAGCCAGAGCGCATCGACGAACTCGGCCTATCTGAAGCAGAACGCCGATCTGGTGAACTACAACGTCGGCCTGGTCTACAAGCCGATGTCGATCGGCAGCATCTATGCGGCCTACGCGACCTCGGCCAATCCGTTCGGGTCGGAGCTGGACGCGACCGGCACCGACTACGGCGGCGTTCCCGCCAACTCGACCATCCTGCTCGGGCCCGAGCGCAACAAGGCGGCCGAACTCGGCACCAAGTGGGAGCTGGCCGACCGCCACCTGCTGGTCAGTGCCGCGCTGTTCCAGACCACGAAGGACAACGCCCGCGAGACCGTCAGCGGTCTGCTCACCTCTGGCGCGGCCTACCGCATCCAGGGCATCGACATCGAGGCCGAGGGCAAGATCACGGATCGCTGGAGCATCTTCGGCGGCCTGGTGCTGATGCAGTCGAAGGTTACGCAGAGTGGCGTTGCCTCCAACCTTGGCCTGCAGCTTGCCAACATCGCCCACCAGTCGTTCAGCATGCTCACCAAGTACAAGTTCGATGGCGGCTGGGAGCTCGGCGGGCAGGCGGTGTATCGCTCGAAAGTCTATGGCGGCACATTCGCGGCCAATACCGGCAACGAGCTGCCGAGCTACTGGCGCTTCGACGCGTTCGTCGAGAAGAAGATCGACGCGAACTGGACCATGAAGTTCTATGCGCAGAACCTGACCAACAAGCTGTACTACGATACGCTCTATCGCAGTGCCGTACCGTTCGTCGCGGTCGCGCCGGGACGGGCGTTCTATCTCGTCACGACAGCGAAGTTCTGA